A genomic window from Leptolyngbya sp. BL0902 includes:
- a CDS encoding pentapeptide repeat-containing protein, producing MTSVPPNPAPLGGNSPDRSTASIPPSVAPTPTPPATSPPAVPANAPSLGEEPMPVSDLSPALASPLATANAVTLVAVGVIVMGLIVDSVWLILAGSLVATVVSLRLMWPVFAEILAELSPRQQSLVVSIPSAFIGLFGLMQITGINRAILTWGLTLRWDVLGALGDFLGAVGQIFIAFLALFVAWRQYVISRDLTVQQNLITQQQTIDAYFQGISDLVLDDEGLLEDWPQERIIAEARTAAILSSVDAGGKAKVIRFLSRSRLLTPLKRDARLGRAILDGRGGYEEDRPQGTRVIDLGAMLAMADLHSTDLRWADLSEANLIRANLQRCDLVKTNFSRAILCDADLSGADLMGTLLFYGNAKTATPRTRTGTPDYITGANTGAVIEGINLTNVERLSEEQRWYCCAWGGSLTRATVPGGCGDIPNLLGR from the coding sequence ATGACCTCTGTGCCACCCAACCCTGCCCCCCTCGGTGGAAACAGCCCTGACCGATCCACCGCCTCCATTCCGCCATCGGTCGCGCCTACCCCAACGCCTCCCGCGACATCTCCTCCAGCCGTGCCTGCCAATGCTCCTAGCCTAGGGGAGGAGCCGATGCCTGTGAGCGACCTATCGCCTGCGTTAGCCAGCCCCCTCGCCACCGCTAATGCTGTGACCTTGGTGGCGGTGGGGGTGATTGTGATGGGGCTGATTGTCGATAGCGTTTGGTTGATTTTGGCGGGTTCTCTGGTGGCCACGGTGGTCTCCCTGCGATTGATGTGGCCCGTCTTTGCCGAAATTTTGGCAGAGCTTTCCCCCCGGCAACAGTCCCTCGTGGTGTCTATTCCCAGTGCTTTTATCGGCCTGTTTGGGCTGATGCAGATTACCGGAATTAACCGCGCCATCCTCACCTGGGGGCTGACGTTGCGGTGGGATGTGCTGGGGGCGCTGGGGGATTTTTTGGGAGCGGTGGGCCAGATTTTCATTGCCTTTTTGGCCCTGTTTGTGGCGTGGCGACAGTACGTCATCTCCCGCGACTTGACGGTGCAGCAAAACCTGATTACCCAGCAGCAAACCATCGACGCCTACTTCCAGGGCATTTCCGACCTGGTGCTCGACGATGAAGGCTTGCTAGAGGACTGGCCCCAGGAGCGCATCATTGCCGAGGCCCGCACCGCCGCCATTCTCAGCAGCGTGGATGCTGGGGGCAAAGCTAAGGTGATTCGCTTCCTGTCTCGCTCCCGCCTGCTTACCCCCCTCAAACGGGATGCCCGCCTGGGACGGGCTATCCTCGACGGGCGGGGCGGCTACGAAGAAGATCGGCCCCAGGGCACCCGCGTCATCGACCTCGGGGCGATGCTGGCCATGGCCGACTTGCACAGCACCGACCTGCGCTGGGCCGACCTCAGTGAAGCCAACCTAATCCGCGCCAACCTGCAACGGTGCGACCTGGTGAAAACCAACTTTTCCCGCGCCATCCTCTGCGATGCCGACCTCTCCGGGGCCGACCTGATGGGCACTCTGTTGTTCTACGGCAACGCCAAAACCGCCACCCCCCGCACCCGCACAGGCACCCCCGATTACATCACTGGAGCCAACACCGGGGCCGTGATCGAAGGCATCAACCTCACCAACGTCGAACGCCTTTCGGAGGAACAGCGCTGGTATTGCTGCGCCTGGGGTGGTTCCCTCACCCGTGCCACCGTGCCGGGGGGCTGCGGCGATATTCCCAACCTGCTGGGCCGCTAG
- a CDS encoding nucleotidyltransferase family protein, with translation MKTLEEIQQWLIHNKPLLQERYSVRELGIFGSYVRQEQTESSDVDLLVEFSETPSLLKFVNLENYLSDNLGVKVDLVHKTGLKPRLGEHILAEVIYL, from the coding sequence ATGAAAACTCTGGAGGAAATTCAGCAGTGGCTTATACACAATAAGCCCTTGTTACAAGAACGTTACAGCGTTCGAGAATTAGGTATTTTCGGCTCCTATGTCAGACAGGAGCAGACGGAATCTAGCGATGTTGACCTATTGGTTGAGTTTTCGGAGACACCGAGCTTATTAAAATTTGTTAATTTGGAAAACTACCTTAGCGATAACCTGGGAGTCAAAGTTGATCTGGTGCATAAGACAGGTTTAAAGCCGCGCCTTGGAGAGCATATTTTGGCAGAGGTTATTTATCTGTGA
- the panB gene encoding 3-methyl-2-oxobutanoate hydroxymethyltransferase: MAVSVSQVATWKQRQGASPLVVLTAWDVMSGHIADQAGADIILVGDSLAMVALGYDTTLPLTLEDMLICAKAARRGVERALLVVDLPFLSYQPSVEETIRSAGRILKESAAQAVKLEGGHPAVIERVQNLVQWGIPVMGHVGLTPQSVNQFGGFRKQGKTEAEADRILTEAQDLEQAGAFALVLEHIPADLAQRISDTLTIPTIGIGAGPHCTGQVLVTADVLGLSPWQPPFAKAYANLRQQAIDAAQQFCEEVRSGQYPG; this comes from the coding sequence ATGGCAGTGAGTGTTTCGCAAGTGGCGACCTGGAAGCAGCGGCAGGGAGCCTCGCCCTTGGTGGTGCTGACGGCCTGGGATGTGATGTCGGGCCACATTGCCGACCAGGCTGGGGCGGACATCATCCTGGTGGGGGATTCCCTCGCCATGGTGGCCCTGGGCTATGACACCACGCTGCCGCTCACCCTAGAGGATATGCTGATCTGCGCCAAGGCCGCACGGCGCGGGGTAGAACGAGCGCTCCTAGTGGTGGACTTACCCTTCCTCAGCTACCAGCCCAGCGTGGAAGAGACCATTCGTTCGGCGGGTCGCATTTTAAAAGAGTCCGCCGCCCAGGCCGTCAAGCTAGAGGGGGGCCATCCAGCGGTGATCGAGCGAGTGCAAAACTTGGTGCAGTGGGGCATTCCGGTGATGGGCCATGTGGGTCTGACGCCGCAGTCGGTGAACCAGTTTGGCGGCTTTCGCAAACAGGGCAAAACCGAGGCCGAAGCCGACCGCATCCTCACCGAAGCCCAGGACTTAGAACAAGCCGGAGCCTTCGCCCTGGTACTGGAACACATCCCCGCCGACCTGGCCCAACGCATCAGCGACACCCTCACCATTCCCACCATTGGCATTGGCGCTGGCCCCCACTGCACCGGGCAGGTGCTGGTAACGGCAGACGTACTGGGCCTGTCGCCCTGGCAGCCGCCCTTTGCCAAAGCCTACGCCAACCTCCGCCAGCAAGCCATCGATGCCGCCCAGCAGTTCTGTGAGGAGGTACGGTCGGGGCAATACCCTGGGTAA
- a CDS encoding glycosyltransferase family 25 protein, with amino-acid sequence MVLQNLFERTYIINLPERADRRQEIQAELKTIGSDLAPGKVEFFEAIKPTDYGAFPRREVLGCLLSHLHILKIAKAENLENVLIIEDDLAISKRIQRVAQYLPDFLQSTDWDILFLGFLPRYGLQFKDYYQEPVEQEINQYTARSFSAKITNKPLRGTHFYAVNRKIYTPLIHYLEELLNQRFKEASAVSIQSFDNLDGAYLDTAYFLFNQAHKNTRIFIVCPPLGWQRSSRSDINPSRLDRLEGLSFLLTIYRGIKSFVKKNMESVHPFFFSR; translated from the coding sequence ATGGTGCTTCAGAATCTCTTTGAGAGGACGTATATTATCAACCTCCCAGAGCGAGCCGACCGACGCCAAGAGATTCAAGCAGAGCTCAAAACCATTGGGTCTGACTTAGCACCGGGAAAAGTAGAGTTCTTTGAAGCGATAAAGCCCACCGACTATGGGGCTTTTCCTCGCCGTGAGGTACTAGGCTGTCTTCTCAGCCATTTACACATTCTCAAAATAGCCAAAGCCGAGAACTTAGAGAACGTCTTGATTATTGAAGATGATCTAGCAATTTCTAAGCGCATCCAAAGAGTAGCCCAGTATCTACCTGATTTCCTGCAAAGTACAGACTGGGATATTCTCTTTCTTGGCTTTTTGCCACGGTATGGCCTTCAATTTAAAGACTATTACCAAGAGCCCGTCGAGCAAGAAATCAACCAATATACCGCCAGATCTTTTTCTGCCAAAATCACTAATAAGCCCCTGCGAGGCACGCACTTTTATGCTGTCAATCGAAAGATATACACTCCTCTCATCCACTATCTAGAGGAGTTGCTGAACCAGCGATTCAAGGAAGCCTCGGCGGTTTCTATCCAATCTTTCGATAATCTAGATGGAGCCTATCTAGATACAGCCTATTTCCTCTTTAATCAGGCCCATAAAAATACTCGAATATTCATTGTTTGCCCACCTCTAGGGTGGCAGCGCAGCAGTCGAAGCGATATCAATCCTTCCAGACTTGATCGCCTAGAAGGTCTATCATTTTTGCTGACTATCTATCGCGGCATTAAATCTTTTGTTAAGAAAAACATGGAGTCTGTTCACCCTTTTTTCTTTTCAAGATAG
- the ahcY gene encoding adenosylhomocysteinase: MTTTLQLKYDIKDIKLAPQGKQRIEWAGREMPVLRQIQDRFAQEKPLAGIRISACCHVTTETAHLAIALKNAGADAILIASNPLSTQDDVAASLVADYGIPVYAIKGEDNATYHRHVETALDHRPNIIIDDGSDVVATLVQTRKEQLSDIIGTTEETTTGIVRLKAMFKDGVLSFPAMNVNDADTKHFFDNRYGTGQSTLDGIIRATNVLLAGKTIVVAGYGWCGKGTAMRAKGMGANVIVTEIDPIRAIEAAMDGFQVMPMAEAAPQGDLFITVTGNKHVIRREHFEAMKDGAMVCNSGHFDIEIDLESLGTMATEVKQVRNFTQQYLLNNGKSVIVLGEGRLVNLAAAEGHPSAVMDMSFANQAMACEYLVKNKGSLAPGLHSIPEAVDKEIARLKLVAMGIEVDTLTAEQELYINSWTVGT; encoded by the coding sequence ATGACCACCACGTTACAACTTAAGTACGACATCAAAGACATCAAGCTGGCCCCCCAAGGCAAGCAGCGGATCGAATGGGCTGGGCGCGAAATGCCTGTGCTGCGGCAGATTCAGGATCGCTTTGCCCAGGAAAAACCCCTGGCGGGCATTCGCATCTCCGCCTGCTGCCACGTCACCACCGAAACTGCCCACCTAGCCATCGCGCTGAAGAATGCTGGGGCCGATGCCATTCTGATTGCCAGCAACCCTCTGTCTACCCAAGACGATGTGGCCGCTAGCCTGGTAGCCGACTACGGCATCCCCGTCTACGCCATCAAGGGCGAAGACAACGCCACCTACCACCGCCACGTAGAAACTGCCCTGGATCACCGTCCCAACATCATCATCGACGACGGCAGCGACGTGGTCGCCACCCTGGTGCAAACCCGCAAAGAGCAACTGTCCGACATCATCGGCACTACCGAAGAAACCACGACGGGCATCGTCCGCCTCAAGGCCATGTTTAAGGATGGGGTGCTGAGCTTCCCCGCCATGAACGTGAACGACGCCGACACCAAGCACTTCTTCGACAACCGCTACGGCACCGGGCAATCCACCCTGGATGGCATCATCCGCGCCACCAACGTGCTGCTGGCCGGGAAAACCATCGTTGTCGCAGGCTACGGCTGGTGTGGCAAGGGTACCGCCATGCGGGCCAAGGGCATGGGCGCCAACGTGATCGTTACCGAAATCGACCCCATCCGCGCCATCGAAGCGGCCATGGATGGCTTCCAAGTGATGCCCATGGCTGAGGCTGCTCCCCAGGGCGACCTGTTTATCACCGTCACTGGGAACAAGCACGTCATCCGCCGCGAGCACTTCGAGGCGATGAAGGACGGAGCCATGGTCTGCAACTCCGGCCACTTCGATATCGAAATCGACCTAGAATCCCTGGGCACCATGGCCACCGAAGTGAAACAAGTCCGCAACTTCACCCAGCAATACCTGCTGAACAACGGCAAGTCGGTAATCGTCTTGGGTGAAGGTCGCCTGGTGAACCTCGCCGCTGCCGAAGGTCACCCCAGCGCCGTGATGGACATGAGCTTTGCCAACCAGGCCATGGCCTGCGAATACCTGGTGAAGAACAAGGGCTCTCTGGCCCCCGGTCTGCACTCCATCCCCGAAGCGGTAGATAAGGAGATCGCCCGCCTGAAACTGGTAGCCATGGGCATCGAAGTCGATACCCTCACAGCTGAGCAGGAACTGTACATCAACTCCTGGACCGTGGGCACCTAA
- a CDS encoding DUF86 domain-containing protein: MLPDVSLLIPSTIFAVSRAIEIMGEAVKRIPDSVRSQYPDVPWRDIAGMRDKLIHDYFNTDVEIIWKAVQEDVPQLKTMISRVIVDLTEKK, translated from the coding sequence GTGCTTCCTGATGTCTCATTACTAATTCCATCAACTATATTTGCGGTTTCACGAGCTATCGAAATTATGGGTGAGGCCGTAAAGCGCATTCCCGATTCGGTGAGAAGCCAGTATCCTGATGTTCCCTGGCGGGACATTGCTGGAATGCGGGATAAATTGATTCATGATTATTTCAATACGGATGTAGAAATTATCTGGAAGGCGGTTCAGGAGGACGTTCCTCAGTTGAAAACTATGATTTCTAGAGTGATCGTTGACTTAACAGAGAAAAAATAA
- a CDS encoding photosystem II protein, Psb35-related produces the protein MFAILIALFVVGWVAVALIGSQAYFRGEQSKPIHERNWNSASFDQLAQSVTGQATDFTDRVPAYSGDAFTSNTLGQV, from the coding sequence ATGTTTGCCATTCTGATTGCTCTGTTTGTGGTTGGCTGGGTTGCCGTGGCTCTGATTGGTAGCCAAGCCTATTTCCGGGGTGAGCAAAGCAAGCCCATCCACGAGCGCAACTGGAACTCCGCATCCTTTGACCAACTGGCCCAAAGCGTGACCGGACAAGCCACCGATTTCACCGACCGCGTCCCGGCCTACTCCGGCGATGCCTTCACCAGCAACACCCTTGGCCAAGTTTAG